aataataataataataataataataataataatacttataataataataggaaaaGAAGACTACCTTTAAACAAACTAAAAAATAAATGCTTCATTCTAGGTTCGAACTCGCAACCTCTTGCTCAACACCCACACCCTTAAACCACTCGTCCGTTCCATATTATCTAGTAAATTCTCAGACACAATTCATTTAAAACGAGATTCGAATTCTATGTCTAGTCCATCATCGGCCCAACATCATATTCAGCCCAACTGCACAAATTATTCATGGCCCAATCTGAAATGAAATCTCGGCCCACAACAATTAAAGGTATCCGGTCTTTTTCTTCCGTTTCTTTTAGCCGACACAaacacaaaagaaaaaaaaaaaataaaaaattacgcTTTTATCATAATCCTTTCACCGTAACACATCATCATCGTATAATCATCATAATGCATCATTAATCATTCAGTCATCATCATTATCGAACCTATACATCAcataatcaccatcatcatcattatctgtaTTCGTAACCATCATCTTCTTCACTTAGGTATTCGATTGAAACTGAAAAAGGAAAAATCTAAACGCAGCAGCAGTTCAAGATGGGTTCAAGGGTGATGTTCGAATGGTGGTTGGACATGGTGATCTCCGACGGTTGCTATGATGAAGATGGTGGTAGAAGAACAGAAAACGATGGGTTTAATGGTTGATTGGGTTTGATAAAATGATTGTTCTTGGgctgaaacagaaacagaaagactAAGTATAGTAGCACAAGTAATACGCAGGTGGTGTTGTGGTTGTTCCAATTGTAAGGGTGGTGATAGTTTGGAGTTCCGGCCAGAAATAGAAAAACAGTGGGGGTGGCTTAAAATGGTTGTttgaattacaaaaaaaaaaataataataataaagcagCTGTGGTTTTGATGTATGAATAGAAATAGAAATTTAGTAACAAGGTGGTAACTTGATGGTGGTTCAAACCCAGGAACAGTGATCAACAAAAATGGGTTTCAATATGTATTTGGTTACAAGGTGGTGTCGCCTAGTGGTGATGGTTTTAGAGTGATGGTGGGTGTGATTCAAAGGTGAGGTGGTGTTTGGATatcttaaaacagaaaaaaatactcGTTGCAGGTTGGTTCATCTTGGTCGCAGACGTTGGTGGTTGTGGGGTTGTAGCAGGGGTTTCAATCAAGGTGGAAGGAGATTTACCGGTGGGTGTTTGAGAAGAAGAAGACCAAGGTGGTTTACGATGGAGTGGTGCTCGATGGTGTTCAATTTCAAAAGAGAAGGTTGTGGTTGTTTGAAGATGAAAGGTGATGAGTATTCTTGATCAAAAATAGGAAGTGGAAATTTGAGTTGCAGTTTTTGTGGTGTTATAGATTCAAGTAAAcggatatatattatatttatatgtattatatattctAAATATTTGCTAGTGGATGTGAGGTCACAGAAGCAACAACATAATTAAATCATGCACACAGTATAGCCATCGGTTCAATTGTCATTTTATTACCGACAgtcttcacggactgtgtatcgtgcgaaatcagtggcggataaaagtgttcagaaaaattccatatttttaaattagctatatttatttattttggtctttatgatataaaattcgttatttaactattaaataaaaattacattaattattcactcccaatcccaagtaaaatataaaaaagttttaaaatttaataaatagctcctaaatacatttttactaagcctataatttataaaacccatttttggatcaccgtttattttaaaatcacataagttcttttttaactcgtttactatctatcgaatgacaattgagcgttaccgatgtttattaaataacttcgaaatcacaaaatatatattctatatactttatttatatatatgtatatactctttaaataataattattatatattattattatttttcaacaattaaatcatatattattttaaataatatttcaaataaaattatatatatctatttacgaattagttgtttgtgaatcattcgggagtagtcaaaggtcaaatgatattatgaatacagttcaaactttttgagattcaaccttacagacttttcttatcgtgttggaatcatataaagattaagtttaaatttggtcggaaatttccgggtcgtcacaagttcaTTGAGAAGTTTTAGTTCAATGCCTTTCCCATCTTATAATACAaggaatatttcagaaaaccatcttATTATAGATGAGTTCTCCTACGACAAAAGTACACTTGCAAATGAACATtcagatttcattacaaagttaacaTCCAAACAAAAGGATGCATACTATCAAATAATAAAAGCAGTTGATCAGGGCAAATGAGCTGTGTCCGTTTTGTACGGTTATGGTGGTACTAGAAAAACCTTCCTTTTTGAAAACACTCTCAGCTGCATTACGCAGTAAAGGAGAAATCGTTTTAAATGTTGCGTCGAGTGGGATAGCAGTTTTGTTGTTATCTAGAGGTCGCATGGCTCATTCACGTTTTCACATACCCCTTCATCCTACAGATGAGTCATTTTGTACTATTACTCCAGACAGCAAATTGGGTGAGCTCATTAGGAGGGCAAAACTTATTATTTAGGATGAGGCCCCGATGGTTAACCGGATATACGTTGAAGCATTGATTGTTTTATGCGTGATATATGTCATCAAGGCAATCCTGATAGCATGGAAACTCCCTTTGGGGGTAAAATAGTTGTGTTTGGTGGTGATTTTAGACAAATATTACATGTTATTCAAAAAGGTAAAAGAGAAGATATAGTAGTTACATCTCTAAATTCTTCCTATTTGTGGGATCTTGTTATCGTTTTAAAACTTACAGTTAACATAAGATCATGTGGTATTCAAATGACTTTAACTTATGCCGATAATAGAAATTTCGCTCAATGGATACTAGACATAGGCAACGGTAATGTCGGTGAATCTGAAGACGGAGTTTTTGATATTGAAATTCCACAAGATCTTTTGATAACAGATGTGGATGATCCAACTGGTTCTATCATCTCAACTATTTATCCAGATTATCTTCTTAATCTTGGTAATCCATAATATTATCAGCAACGTGCAATTCTTGCTCCAACTCATGAAGTagttaatatcattaatgataGAATGATGCAATGTTTGGAAGGTGAAAAGGTCATATTTGAGCTCAGACAGTATATGTGCGTCACAGAGAGACGCTGACTTTAATATTGAACTATACACTACCGATTTCCTAAATAGTATTGAAGTTGGTGGCTTACCAAAGCACAATTTGAGGCTCAAAGTTGGTGTACCAGTTATGTTAATTCAAAATATTGATCAGGCAGGAGGTTTGTGTAATGGTACACGTTTACAAATTGTTCACTTAGGAAAAAAATCATCAAAGAAAAATTTTTAACTGGGTCAAACGTGGAGAAGATAGCAGATTTATCACCTATGTTTATCGTATCATCGGACAAGAGAATACCTTTCAGATTCCAAAGAAGACATTATCCATTATTGGTGTGCTTTGCAATGACAATCAATAAAAGTCAAGGACAATCACTATCACGTGTCGGTTTATTTCTTCCAAAATCGGTCTTTAGTCATAGAGAACTATACGTTGCACTATCCCGGGTTACTAATTGGAAAGGAATAAAGACATTAATCTTAGACAAGGATAACAAACTATCTAACACAACAAAAAATGTTGTATACAAAGAAGTCTTGCAATACTTATAGATttaattgaagaaatgttttatGTAATTTTCATATGTAAGATATCTATGAACTATTCTATATGTTAAATGTTattttttgtaaatatttgaagtatttttcatttttatgatattcatcAAGTATAATATGTATTTTAAATATGTTTCATTCTTATCACATATAAGAaatgaaacatcccaacccgtatttaacacgacatttttttttataataaaccaaTAACGCGTCACTTCAATTGGTTATAAGAAGTCAACCATTTTATACGAGTGTTTAAAACAttcacaagtttaagtttacaacataGGCACGGAGGCCCTTAATTAAAAGTGATACAGGTTCGacctcaaaatgataattttaaaccaaacgacacatgagtatggtttgggactaaactacccaaaacaaagGTAGTCTTCCAAAAGCTTCAACTAAGCAACCAACATGGGGACATCTAATGCCCGACAACCCCCTTCCCCTTCTCCATACTTGTACCTACAAAGtatacaacgagaggggtaagcataacgcttagtgaatgcaataattataaatatacatatataacctacttacttgcaatcacttacataaATTCCGCAtgcatactagcaatataattagtatactgatatggccgaaacggacgatttTTATTCGCGCAGTGTCGTcaagccgcggctcgccaggatcagccactcgtgggaggaaggtactgttttaaatttatatttagcggggcctaaatcttactactccttataagtaagggaagtatgacctagagtcgtatttttgagatatcagtagaatcgaacctatatttaagcctaagatagttagggagtagtgaatatttattttggggtttttctagtttataagacagataaagtaaatgcgataaaatttgtaattcagataaggttaaagtgagtgcatgctatgacttcatcagttattctactgagattatggaatgctagctcatgaataggcagaggccttgtattcattacactggtcctaaacgcccctgtcataagacatgttactgggtactgcgttaggcttgaagattctgaatagacagcaacgtcccttacccccgacgcccgtgcagtctgaccacaggcatacacgttcagacagctcatctaattgagcgactcggtttggtgacgtattaacattttgaaatggtctaaactttcttaagcataatagaataaatggtttaccatatccgagagacgtgatgcatttcaatgctttcgttaatgattggtaaaagatagttaggcccttaaaaagagttcaaccataaagaacaccatggccaagtcaagctgacttccatgaacacgttcggttatcctaacggtccaatcctttatgtgtctaaataaacagttccttaattaactaagaatccctcaagcggggtgcaatgcttgagaccgcgttatggtgcagtgtactggtcaacactaatcgGGTTCCATGGCctcacttagcagaggtacagcttacaacaaccgctgtgcttcagcgtgcacgtacgaagtttatatgcttggtgactacactagcatggtctaggaccgacaatgtactaagggtctagtcagatgtttcactacgaaagagtcctcattcGGAATCcag
This genomic window from Rutidosis leptorrhynchoides isolate AG116_Rl617_1_P2 chromosome 2, CSIRO_AGI_Rlap_v1, whole genome shotgun sequence contains:
- the LOC139888833 gene encoding uncharacterized protein produces the protein MVVLEKPSFLKTLSAALRSKGEIVLNVASSGIAVLLLSRGRMAHSRFHIPLHPTDESFCTITPDSKLGNPDSMETPFGGKIVVFGGDFRQILHVIQKGKREDIVVTSLNSSYLWDLVIVLKLTVNIRSCGIQMTLTYADNRNFAQWILDIGNGNVGESEDGVFDIEIPQDLLITDVDDPTGSIISTIYPDYLLNLDSICASQRDADFNIELYTTDFLNSIEVGGLPKHNLRLKVGVPVMLIQNIDQAGGCLASSQSIGGLFLFLTGVQTVDLLWFSVLLVIFL